The nucleotide window GCAAACTCCTTCGCTCCGTCAAAAACGATCTCGAACGGCATCTTTACACCCCCTTATTGAGCACCTCAAGCATGAGCCTAACCCTTTCTTTTCCCCGGAATAGATAAGCTTTTCCATTGTCCACATCAGGTATCCTGCGGTAGGCCTCCTCCAGCTCTTTGAGGGCCTTCTCAGCGAGCCTCTTCACGACCTCACGCTCAAGCTCGTTCACTCGTAAGACCTCCAGACGTAGCCGCACTTTGTGCACTTGTAGAATATCGTGCTCGGCTCATCGCCGGCCCTCGTCTGGAGCTCCCACCAGTAGGCGGTGTCGTTGCCGCACTTCGGGCAGGTTACCTTCGTTGTTGGGAGCGTTTTCACGTCCTGCTCTACCACGATGATGCCCTCGTCCGGCCTGTGCTCCACCTTCTGGGTTATGCGGGTCTTTTCCCTGTCCTTTTCCTCGTCGAAGGGCTCTTCGTAGCCACATGAGCGGCAGACCCACACCTTCCTCTTTCTGTCCGGGAGCATGAGATTACCGCACTTGGGACAGAACTTCATCCTCTCACCCCCGCCGGGGGTGGTATATGGGAAGGAAATAAAAACCTTTGCAACGATCGTCTTACGGTGGTGGTTATGGACGAAGTGGACGTTTTTGAGCTGGCGAGAAGGTACCACCGGGAGCTCAGGATAGAGGAGCCTAGTTTAGCAACCCTCGCGGCCGAGCTCTTTGGCGATCTGGGCCTGAAGATGAGGGATTTTCTGGAAAAGGAGGGCTACTCCCTCACCGGGGCGAAGTTCATAGACTACGATAAAAGCCTCGTGCTGGGAGTGATGAAGGGCGACAAAACCTATGAAGTCATACTCAGAAAAACCTGAGACAGATTTTTAACCTAAGGTTTTGAACCTTTCCTGGTGATCCGAAAATGGGAAAGAGAGTTGTTATCATCGGCGGCGGAGCCGCTGGAATGAGCACCGCCTCACGCGTCAAGAGGCTAAAGCCGGAGTGGGACGTCAAGGTGTTTGAGGCAACGGAATGGGTCAGCCACGCGCCCTGCGGAATCCCCTACGTCGTTGAGGGCATCTCGCCGACGGAGAAGCTCATGCACTACCCGCCGGAAGTCTTCATCAAGAAGCGCGGCATAGACCTTCACCTTAAGGCTGAGGTTATAGAGGTCGGCCAGGGCTACGTCAGGGTCAGGGAAAATGGAGGGGAGCATACCTACGAATGGGATTATCTCGTCTTCGCCAACGGGGCCTCGCCCAGGGTTCCAGCGGTTGAGGGGGTCAACCTGCCCGGCGTCTTCAAGGCAGACCTCCCGCCCGATGCCGTTGCGATAAGGGAATACATGGAGAAGAACCGCGTGGAGGACGTTGTAATCATCGGGGGCGGCTACATAGGCGTTGAAATGGCTGAAGCGTTTGCCGCCCAGGGCAAGAGGGTTACCCTCATAGAGCGCAACGAGAGGGTCATGGCGAAGGCCTTCGACAAGGAAATCACGGACGTCCTCGAGGAGGAGATGCGGAAGAGGATAAACCTCAGAACCCAGGAGATAGTCCTCAAGATCGAAGGTAGCGAGAGGGTCGAGAAAGTACTCACAGATGCCGGCGAGTACAAGGCCGATCTCGTAATCCTAGCCACCGGAATAAAGCCCAACGTCGAGCTGGCGAAGGAGATAGGCGTCAGGATAGGCGAGACCGGAGCGATATGGACGAACGAGAGGATGCAGACGAGCGTTGAGAACGTCTATGCAGCGGGAGACGTCGCCGAGACGAGGCACATCATAACCGGGAGGCGCGTCTGGATTCCGCTCGCTCCCGCTGGAAACAAGATGGGCTACGTTGCCGGGAGCAACATAGCGGGCAGGGAAATCCACTTCCCCGGTGTGCTTGGAACGAGCGTCACCAAGTTCTTCGACGTCGAGATAGGCAAGACCGGTCTTACGGAGGCCGAGGCGATAAGGGAAGGCTACGACGTCAGGACGGCCTTCATAAAGGCCAGCACGAGGCCCCACTACTATCCGGGGGCGAGGCCGATATGGCTGAAGGGCGTTGTGGACAACGAGACCAACAGACTTCTCGGCGTTCAGGCGGTGGGCGCTGAAATCCTCCCGAGGATTGACACGGCGGCGGCGATGCTGACGGCGGGTTTCACAACCAGGGACGCTTTCTTCACGGATCTTGCCTACGCACCGCCCTTCGCGCCGGTCTGGGACCCGCTCATAGTCCTTGCAAGGGTCCTCAAGTTCTGACCCTCTTTTCTTACTCCCCTTTAACACCTGAAAACCTTAAAAGGAGCTTTTCCATTTCAGCCCGGGTGGTGATTATGACCAAGGTGAAGCGTGAGAAGTGGAGCAACGAGTTCAGCGAGTGGTACAACGAGCTCCTCGAAACGGCTGGAATTATCGACAAGCGCTATCCGGTCAAGGGAATGAACGTCTGGCTTCCGTACGGGCTGAAAATCATGCGCAACATCGAGGCCTTCATAAGGGCCGAGATGGAGCGAACAGGCCACGAGGAGGTTCTGTTTCCGGCGCTCATCCCCGAAACCGAGTTCCAGAAGGAGGCTGAGCACATAAAGGGCTTCGAGGACGAGGTTTACTGGGTAACGCATGCAGGTCTCGACCCCCTCGACGTCAGGCTCATTCTGAGGCCCACGAGCGAAACTGCCATGTACTCGATGTTCTCCCTCTGGATTCGCTCCCACGCGGATTTGCCCTTCAAGGTCTACCAGATAGTCAACGTCTACCGCTACGAAACCAAGCACACGAGGCCCCTCATTCGCGTTAGGGAAATCAGCAGGTTCTTCGAGGCCCACACGGCTCATGCCGACTTCGAAGATGCCGAGAGGCAGATAAAGGAGGACCTCGAGATATTCGACCGCCTCGCGAAGTTCCTCGCTTTACCCTACATAATCTCCAAGAGACCCGATTGGGACAAGTTCCCCGGCGCCTTTTACTCGCTCGGCGCCGAGATAATGATGCCCGACGGGAGGACGCTCCAGATAGGCACGATGCACAACTACAAGCAGAACTTCGCCAAAGCCTACAACATCCAGTACGAGACCGAAACTGGAGACCACGAGTATGCCCACCAGACGACCTTTGGAATGAGCGAGCGCCTTTTAGCGGCGGTCATAGCGGTTCACGGCGACGACAGCGGAATGGTTCTCCCGCCGACGATAGCGCCGATTCAGGTCGTTATCGTGCCCATTCCGAAGAAAGACGCAAACGTTGACGTCTTCGCCTACGCGAGGGAAATTGCTGAAGAGCTGAGAAAAGCGGGCTTCAGGGTGCATGTGGACGAGCGCGACATAAGGCCCGGAAGGAAGTACTACGACTGGGAGCTTAAGGGCGTTCCCCTGAGAATAGAGGTCGGCCCCAGGGATGTGGAGGGAAGGAAAGCCGTCCTCGCGAGGCGCGACACCTTCGAGAAGGTAACCGTCGAGCGCGATGCCATCGTCGAGGAAGTGAAGAAGACCCTCGACGCGATTCACGAGAACCTCTACAACCGCGCCAAGGAGTTCCTTGAGAGCCACATCAAGCGCGTTGACACGATTGAGGAAGCCAAGGCCGTCTTCGAGGACAGACGTGGCATAGTCGAGATTCCCTGGTGCGGTGACGAGGAGTGCGGGCTTAAAATGGAGGAGGAGCTCGACGCAAAGATGCTCGGAACGCCCTACCCCGAGGAAAAGGCCAGAGAGGGCATCGAAGGCAAGAAGTGCCCGGTCTGCGGCAGGGAGGCGAAGTTCATAGCAAGGTTCGCGAGAACCTACTGATTCTTTTTCCCTTTCGGTGGTTTCCAATGATTCTCGGAGTCCACGACGGCCACGACGCCGGGGCTGTTCTGATAGACGGCGAGAGGATTTTCGCGGTGAACGAGGAGCGCCTAAACCGGGTCAAGAAGTACAGGGGCTTCCCCGAGCTGAGCATCAAGGCCGTTCTCGAGATGGCAAACGCCGACCCGGAGGACGTTGAGGTAATAGCCGTCGCCGGGATTTTCAGGAAGCAGAAGCGCCTCGTCGAGCTTGAAAGAAGGTTGAAGGCCATCTTCGGCCCGGAGTTCAAGAGAAAGGTTCTATTCGTCGAGCACCACTTGGCTCACTCGGCGAGCGCCTACTACACCTCTGGCTGGCGCGAAGCTTTAGCGGTTAGCATAGACGCGGCCGGAGACGGTTTAAGCTCCTCGATTTACGTGGCGAGGGACGGCGAGATGATTAGGATAGCCCAGAGCACATACATAGACTCCCTCGGCGACTTCTATGCCTCGGTTACGGAGCTTTTGGGCTTCAAGCCGATGCGCCACGAGGGAAAGGTTATGAGCCTTGCCGCCTACGGGCGGCCGACCTACGATTTGAGCGCGATAATCGAGCTCAACGGACTGACCTTTGAAAACCATCTCAAGGTCATCGGCGTCGAGGCGACCAAAAAGCTGGCCGAGTTCTTCGGCTATCCCCTCTCAAAGGCGAAGGAGATAGCCAGCCAAATGAAGCGCGGAAAGCTCGACGGCGAGCTCCAGAGGAAGGCCATTGAGATAGCGGCGAGCGCGCAGAGGCACCTTGAGAAGCTCCTCGAGGAGCTCGGCGTTAAGCTGAGTTCGAAGGGCCTTCCTTTAGCCTACGCCGGCGGTGTTGCCCAGAACGTCAAGGCCAACGCGGTTTTGAGAAAAATCTTCGGGGACGATAACCTGTGGGTCTTCCCCGCGATGGACGACGGTGGGCTGGCCTTTGGAGCGGCAATCTTCGTCAAGGCTCAGCTCGAGAGGCTCGACGGAAGATGGAAGCCCTTCAAGCTCAAGCACGTCTACCTCGGCCCGTCCTATGAGAGGACTTACGTTGAGGAGCTCCTGAAAAAGGAGGGGCTCGAGTTTGAGGAAGTCGACGAAAAGTTCGTTGCCGACGTCCTGAGCGAGGGGAAGCTCGTCGGCTTCTTCCAGGGGGCGATGGAGTTCGGACCGAGGGCCCTTGGCAACCGCTCGATTCTGGCGAATCCTTCCGACGAAAAGGTTAAGGAGAGGCTCAACTTAGCTCTCAAAAGGGACATCTTCCAGCCCTTCGCGCCCTCGCTCCTCTGGGAGAAGGCCGAGGAATACCTTGAAGACCTCGAAGGCAGGCCGAACGAGTTCATGACGATGAGCTACACCGCGGGCGAAGAGTTCCAAAAGCTCGCTCCGGCTGTCGTTCACGTGGACGGCACGACGAGGCCTCAAGCTGTGAGGAAGGATGTGAATCCGAGCTACTACGAAGTCATTAAGGCCTTCGAGGGGAGAACCGGCATCGGGGCCGTGCTGAACACGAGCTTCAACATGCACGGCGAACCGATAGTCTGCTCGCCAGGGGACGCGCTGAGGACGTTCAGGAAGGCCGGACTGGACGTTCTGGTTATAGAGGAGTTTGCCATCGAAGGGCAGTGAGGGAGAGCTCTCCGTCCCTATCACTCGAAATTGACAAATTCAAGTCCAAACGCGATTAGTTAACTTTTTAAACCCGCCCCTTAAGTTATGGACGGAACTCGTGAGGTCCCCCCGAAAAAGGCGGGTTTCCCGCCCGAGGGGACCGAGGTTCGAAAGATTTAAAAAGCCATCCTAGTCAACGAGACTAGACCAAAATCTGGAGGTGTTTGGAAATGGCTAAGGAGAAGCCACACGTTAATATAGTCTTTATAGGCCACGTCGACCACGGAAAGAGCACCACCATCGGAAGGCTGCTCTTCGACACCGCCAACATACCGGAGAACATCATCAAGAAGTTCGAGGAGATGGGTGAGAAGGGTAAGTCCTTCAAGTTCGCCTGGGTCATGGACAGGCTCAAGGAGGAGCGCGAGAGGGGTATCACCATCGACGTCGCCCACACCAAGTTCGAGACCCCGCACAGGTACATCACCATCATCGACGCTCCGGGCCACAGGGACTTCGTTAAGAACATGATTACCGGTGCCAGCCAGGCCGACGCTGCCGTTCTCATCGTCGCTGCCACCGACGGTGTCATGCCCCAGACCAAGGAGCACGCCTTCCTTGCCAGGACCCTCGGTATCAACCACATAATCGTGGCCATCAACAAGATGGACATGGTTAACTACGACCAGAAGGCCTTCGAGAAGGTCAAGGCCCAGGTCGAGAAGCTCCTCAAGATGCTCGGCTACAAGGACTTCCCGGTCATCCCGATCAGCGCTTGGGAGGGCGACAACGTCGTCAAGAAGAGCGACAAGATGCCCTGGTACAAGGGTCCGACCCTCATCGAGGCCCTCGACCAGATACCCGAGCCGCCGAAGCCGACCGACAAGCCGCTCCGCATCCCGATCCAGGACGTCTACTCAATCAAGGGTGTCGGTACCGTTCCGGTCGGCCGTGTCGAGACCGGTGTCCTCCGCGTTGGAGACGTCGTCATCTTCGAGCCGGCCTCAACGATCTTCCACAAGCCCATCCAGGGTGAGGTCAAGTCCATCGAGATGCACCACGAGCCGCTCCAGGAAGCCCTTCCGGGTGACAACATCGGATTCAACGTCCGTGGCGTTGGTAAGAACGACATAAAGCGCGGTGACGTCGCCGGACACACCACCAACCCGCCGACCGTCGTCAGGCCGAAGGACACCTTCAAGGCCCAGATCATCGTCCTCAACCACCCGACCGCCATTACCGTCGGCTACACCCCGGTCCTCCACGCCCACACCACCCAGGTCGCCGTCAGGTTCGAGCAGCTCCTCGCCAAGCTCGACCCGAGGACTGGAAACATCGTCGAGGAGAACCCGCAGTTCATCAAGACCGGTGACTCCGCCATCGTCATCCTCAGGCCGACCAAGGCCATGGTCATCGAGCCGGTCAAGGAGATCCCGCAGATGGGCCGCTTCGCCATCCGTGACATGGGCCAGACCGTCGCTGCTGGTATGGTTATCTCCATCCAGAAGGCCGAGTGAAGGCCTTCTCTGACTTTTCCTATCCTTAACTTTTAGGAGGGACGGAAATGCAGAAGGCAAGGATTAAGCTCGCGAGCACGAACATCAAGGCCCTCAACGAGGTCACAGACCAGATCAAGCAGATCGCCGAGAGAACCGGCGTCAGGATGAGCGGTCCGATACCGCTCCCGACCAAGAGGATAAGGATAACCACCAGGAAGAGCCCCGACGGAGAGGGCACCGCCACCTTCGACAGGTTCGAGCTTCGCGTTCACAAGAGGCTCGTCGACATCGAGGCCGACGAGAGGGCCATGCGCCAGATTATGCGCATCCGCGTTCCTGAAGACGTTACCATCGAGATCGAGCTCATCTCCTGATCCCTCTCATTTATGCGCCGGGGTAGCCTAGCCTGGGAAGGCGCGGGCCTGGAGAGTCCGTGGGCGTTAGCCCGCCAGGGTTCAAATCCCTGCCCCGGCGCCAAAACCCTTCTTCCTCTGCTTATAGTCTTTGATGCTCCCCTTTTGTGCAGAAATTGTTCATCGTGGGCTTTCTCTGTCTCTTGAGGGATTTAAGCGGACACTTGTGTCTCCGGAATTATTTCCGTCCTTTACTTTACAAACAGAAAGATTAGGTCGCCCTTTTGAAGAAAAGTTTATAACCCTTGGGTCCGAGTTACCTATGTACAGCTCCGTACTAATGAACTTGAATGATCATTGAGGTGGTGGGTATGCAGAAAAAACTCGAAAGGAAGCTCGCGTCCGAGCCCCTCAATTTCGAGTCCTTCTTCTCCGAGAAGGCCCTCGGTATGAAGGCCTCGGAGATTAGGGAGCTCCTCAAGCTCGTCGAGACGAGCGATGTTATCAGCTTGGCGGGAGGTTTGCCCGCTCCCGAAACGTTTCCAGTTGAGGTCATCAAGAAGATCGCCCAGGAGGTTCTCACGAAGCACGCCGACAAGGCCCTGCAGTACGGAACGACAAAGGGCTTCACGCCCCTCCGGCTTGCCCTCGCCAAGTGGATGGAGAGGCGCTACGGCGTTCCGATGAGCAAGGTCGAGATAATGATGGTCGCAGGCAGTCAGCAGGCCCTCGACCTCATCGGAAGGGTCTTCATAGATCCCGGCGACATCGTGGTTGTTGAGGCGCCGACTTATCTCGCGGCGCTCAACGCTTTCAAGTACTACGACCCCGAGTTCGTGAGCATTCCCATGGATCACGACGGAATGAGGATAGACCTACTCGAGGAGAAGCTCGAGGAGCTGAAGAGGGAAGGCAGGCGCGTTAAGTTCGTCTACACCGTCTCGACTTTCCAGAACCCGATGGGCGTCACCATGAGCCTCGACAGGAGGAAGAAGCTCATAGAGCTCGCCAAGGAGTACGACTTCCTCATCGTTGAGGACAACCCCTACAGCGAGCTCCGCTACTCGGGTGAGCCCGTTCCGCCGATAAAGCACTTCGACGACGAGGGCCGCGTCCTCTACCTCGGAACGTTCTCCAAGATACTCGCCCCAGGCTTCCGTCTCGGCTGGATCTCGGCCCACCCGCACTTCATAAGGAAGATTGAGATAGCCAAGCAGGCAGTTGACCTCTGCGCCAACACCCTTGCCCAGGTCATAGCCTGGAAGTACGTTGAGGACGGCCACCTCGACGAGCACATACCGGAGATAATCGAGTTCTACCGGCCGAGGCGTGATGCAATGCTTGAAGCCCTCGAGGAGTTCATGCCAGAGGGCGTCGAGTGGACAAAGCCGGACGGAGGAATGTTCGTTTGGGTCACCCTGCCCGAGGGGATAGACACCAAGCTCATGATGGAGAAGGCCGTCGCTAAGGGCGTCGCCTACGTTCCCGGTGAGGCCTTCTTCGCCCACCGCGACGTCAAGAACACCCTCAGGCTGAACTTCACCTACGTCCCCGAGGAGACCATACGTGAAGGCGTCAAGAGGCTCGCGGAGACGATTGAGGAGGAGCTTAAGAGGCTCAAGAGGGTCTGAGGCAACGTTTTTATAACCCTTTTTCTATTTGGTTATCCTGTGGGGGATGCTTATGAAACCTGTGATCGTGATAATAGCGGGCAGTTTCAACGATGTTAAATCGAAGTGGATCCTCCACCACTCCCGTGCCATCGACCGCGCCGGTGGAATCCCCGTGATTTACACGAGTCCGGGGGATCCAAGGGACGTTGTTGAGATAGCGGACGGAATTCTGCTGACCGAGGGGCCGGACATACATCCATATTTCTACGGTGAGGATCCCTCCCCAAACATCAAGAACGTCGATTACAGCAGGGACAAGTTTGAGATAGAGCTCTTCCGCAGGGCCCAGAGCATGGACATTCCCGTCCTCGGCGTGGGCAGGGGAATGCAGATAATGAACATCGCAATGAACGGAACCATGTATCAGGATCTCCAGCGGGAAATTCCCAAGGCGATAAAGCACGACTGGGATCCCCTGACCGTCGATCCGGGCCAGAGGCTTCACAGCATAAGGCTGAAAACCTCATCAAAGCTCTACGATATACTCAAGGATAAGCTCGACGTGTCGAGCACCAACGAGGTGTTCATCCACGTCAACAGCTTCCACCACCAGGGCATAAAGCGGGTGGGAGAAGGCTTCAGGGCCGTCGCTTTTTCAATAGACGGTATTGCCGAGGCTATTGAATCTAAAGAAGGTTTCTACATAGGCGTCCAGTGGAACCCCCAGTTCCTCCCGGAGATGATAGCCCTCTACGAGGCCTTCGTCAGGGCCGCAAAGGAGAGTCAGAGGAGGAGAATAGAGAGGGAGCAGATTGAGGTAGAGGCAGAGGATCAGGGCACTAGGTGAGACCCATCGCAGCTCGGATACGAGCGGTAGCCCTCCCTGCACGAACCGAAGGTTATCCCCAGTTTTGTTATCTCCCTTTCCGCCTCGCGCAGGATACGGAAGCGTAGCTCCCTCGGCAGGTAGTAGTAGCCGCCGATTCTTTTTCCCTTCTCGTACAGCGGCCACAGCCTTTTCATTAACTCGGGAAACTTGGCGAACATTCTCGCCTTGGAGTCGGGTCTAAGCTTGAGGGTTGAAACCGTTATGTGGCTGACAAAGCTCAGGGCCTCAAGGGTCTCTTTGAAGTCCTCCCACGTGTAGAAGGGTATTATCGGATCGATTCTCGCGTAAACCGGTATTCCCGCCTTTTTGGCCTTTTTTAAAGCCCGTATTCTGGCCCTCGGTGAGGGAGCGTTTGGTTCGAGGAGTTTAGCTTTTCTCTCGTCAACCGTCGTCACGGTGATTCCGACGGCACAGCGGAGCTCGCTCAGAAGGTCTATATCCCGCTCGAAGACGTCCGATTTGGTGAGGAGCAGACAGCGGACGTCGTAGCGTTTGAAGAGCTCAAGGACCTTCCGCGTTATCCCGAGCTCGCGCTCGATCGTTGGATATGGGTCTGATGAGTAGGAGAGGGCTATGATGTAGCGCCTGTCGAACTTTCTGAGTTCCCTCTCCAGCTTTGGTAAGAGGCCCTCCTTCGTCCTCACGCGGAAGGCGTTGGGGATATAGCTCGTTATGTAGCAGTAGACGCAGGCGTGGTCGCAGCCGGTGTAGACGTTCAGGGTGTACTTGAAGGGGCATGTGCAGAGCTTCGCCTTCCAGGGGTCGAAAGGACGGATGTAGCCCATGACAGGAAATACGAAAACACCTTAAAACCCCTATCGATACCCCTACGGTGGTTGAAATGAGCGAACCTGTTAGGGGAAGGGTGGAGTGGTTCAAGGACTACCAGTTCATCGGCAGGATAGAAGACGACAAGTGTTCCGTGATTCTCGGAGAAGGAGGAATAAGCCCCATGAAGCTCCTTCTCCTGAGCGTTGCCGGCTGCACCGCCTACGATGTGGTGATGATCCTCAAGAAGATGAGGGAACCGGTTGAGGGGCTTGAGGTTGAGATATCGGGCGAGAGGAGGGAGGAGCACCCGAGGGTTTACAGAAAGGTTCACCTCCACTACCGCATTTACGGAAACGTGCGGGAGGAGAAGGCAAAGCGCGCGATAGAGCTCAGCCAGGACAAGTACTGCTCGGCCTCGGCCCACATGAAGCTCAGCGGCACGGAGGTTACCTATTCGCTCGAGATAATCGGGCGGTAGCTTTTTAAACCCCCACCTTATCCGGGGCTGGTGAAGCTCATGATCGAACTCCTCAAGACATTCATAATCCTCTACGGCGGTCTCTTCGCGATAACCAACCCGGTCGGGGCGGTTCCGGTCTTCCTCAGCGTCACCCACGACCTCTCGTGGAGGGAGAGGAGAGAGATAGCCACGAAATCGGCCATAACCGTCGTGGTGACCCTCATCGTCTTCGCCCTCATAGGCCAGTGGATATTCCGGTTCTTCGGATCAACGACCGATGCCTTCGCCATAGCCGGGGGCATACTCCTCTTCAGGATGGCAATGGAGATGCTCTCGGGAAAGCTGTCGTCGGTTAAGATAAGCAGGGACGATACCGAGGAGCTGGACGATGAAACGGTAACTCTCGAGGAAGTTGCGGTGATCCCGCTCGCCATCCCCCTCATCTCGGGTCCGGGTGCGATAACGACGGTGATGCTCTACATGGCGAACACGAATACAATGGCCGAGCGGGCGGTGCTGATCCTCGTTATACTCGCCATCGGACTAACGGTGTGGGTCACTCTTTGCTCGGCCAACAGGATAAAGCGCGCTCTCGGCCGGGTGGGGATAAAGGTCATGACGAGGATGATGGGTCTCATATTGACCTCGATGGCGGTTCAGATGATAATCAACGGGATAAAGGGGGCCTTCGGGCTGTGAACTTCCTTTACTCTCCAAGCTATTGTTTTAGTTTTAAATAGAAATAGCCTAAAACTTGGTTGATCATCTAAAGTCTTAGTTGTATGATTCTCCATTAGTTAAGTTATCACTTCGAATGATAAAGAAATCTTTAAATAGGATAAAGTTCAACCCCGTAGTGAAGTTCCCACAGGAGGTGTGTAAGGTGAAGAAAAAATTCTTGGTTGTATTGTTTCTTGGAGTCCTCCTGTTGGGGGGGGTCGTGATCTCGACACCAGTCAAGGCAGGAGGGAATAACAGGAAGGACATTCTACCGGTTGTCCGGAAACTTGCAATTCGAGAACTCCATAAGTTCCCGGAATTTTCAGGTGCGATTCCTACAAACCCAGTGCCTCTGTACTTTCCAGATGGTGAACTCGCGGCATACGAGTTCAAGGTTGTTAGGAGAGGGCAAACTATTGGTTACATAATAGTTTCAGCCAACAAAAAGCTACCCCCCACAATTCTAGAAGCCGGGATGGGCCCAGAAACCCCAAGTGAGATCATGAAAAAGCTTGCCAAGAAAAAAGGTCTTCACAACTATAAGGTTGTTTACTTCGCAGGGCTCGAGTATGGCCTCCTCTCAAAAGACAAGGTCATTGACTCAAGAGGAATGGAACATAGGAAACCCAACTACTACCAGTTCATCGCTGGTGCCTCTCCAGACAGCATCAACAAGTGGGCCACTATAGAATCTACTTCATACTCATCATCCTACACGTCAACTTCCACTATAACCTCGGAAAAGATACTTTATGACGTTCCAGCTTGGACCTCAACCGATGAAGGCGGTGCAAGTGAGCCCCTGCCGCCGGGGGCCAATTCAATCAATCCCAATTTGATGTCAGTTTACTCGTCAACCTCGAATCCATATGATTACATAGGACCTAACCCTGATCCATGGAAGGAGTATGACGGATGCGCCCCAATAGCGGCATCAATGGTAGTGGCGTACTATGATACTCAATACAGAAACGACTGGTACAGGGAAGCGATAATAGACATTCTGCACGAGACAATGAAGACTGACTATGAGGGATGGACCGATCCAAGTAACATTGGGCCGGGTATTGAGGACTTCTATGATCGTGCAATGTACCTGTACCACGAGGGGGTTATCGGGATTGCGCCCACCTACTCATACACAACAAGTACAATTACAGACCCAGAC belongs to Thermococcus sp. AM4 and includes:
- the snatA gene encoding neutral amino acid NAAT transporter SnatA, yielding MIELLKTFIILYGGLFAITNPVGAVPVFLSVTHDLSWRERREIATKSAITVVVTLIVFALIGQWIFRFFGSTTDAFAIAGGILLFRMAMEMLSGKLSSVKISRDDTEELDDETVTLEEVAVIPLAIPLISGPGAITTVMLYMANTNTMAERAVLILVILAIGLTVWVTLCSANRIKRALGRVGIKVMTRMMGLILTSMAVQMIINGIKGAFGL
- a CDS encoding C39 family peptidase; the encoded protein is MKKKFLVVLFLGVLLLGGVVISTPVKAGGNNRKDILPVVRKLAIRELHKFPEFSGAIPTNPVPLYFPDGELAAYEFKVVRRGQTIGYIIVSANKKLPPTILEAGMGPETPSEIMKKLAKKKGLHNYKVVYFAGLEYGLLSKDKVIDSRGMEHRKPNYYQFIAGASPDSINKWATIESTSYSSSYTSTSTITSEKILYDVPAWTSTDEGGASEPLPPGANSINPNLMSVYSSTSNPYDYIGPNPDPWKEYDGCAPIAASMVVAYYDTQYRNDWYREAIIDILHETMKTDYEGWTDPSNIGPGIEDFYDRAMYLYHEGVIGIAPTYSYTTSTITDPDNSLIFTYVWLEISTDTPLLLTASAANGSDFKWAGVLHTVTVTGYRTYSDGEKYLLIHTTYGSPYPLKAWILLDSIGEVRSLTLINPVKMG
- a CDS encoding OsmC family protein, yielding MSEPVRGRVEWFKDYQFIGRIEDDKCSVILGEGGISPMKLLLLSVAGCTAYDVVMILKKMREPVEGLEVEISGERREEHPRVYRKVHLHYRIYGNVREEKAKRAIELSQDKYCSASAHMKLSGTEVTYSLEIIGR
- a CDS encoding radical SAM protein; this encodes MGYIRPFDPWKAKLCTCPFKYTLNVYTGCDHACVYCYITSYIPNAFRVRTKEGLLPKLERELRKFDRRYIIALSYSSDPYPTIERELGITRKVLELFKRYDVRCLLLTKSDVFERDIDLLSELRCAVGITVTTVDERKAKLLEPNAPSPRARIRALKKAKKAGIPVYARIDPIIPFYTWEDFKETLEALSFVSHITVSTLKLRPDSKARMFAKFPELMKRLWPLYEKGKRIGGYYYLPRELRFRILREAEREITKLGITFGSCREGYRSYPSCDGSHLVP